One region of Osmia lignaria lignaria isolate PbOS001 chromosome 7, iyOsmLign1, whole genome shotgun sequence genomic DNA includes:
- the LOC117609666 gene encoding uncharacterized protein LOC117609666 isoform X3, which translates to MIERSPALASHPRESSLMSTKARSTLQSNQRLATGKFSNGFHDDDLLQDIIAAKFTALTNHGTTKCDKIRLLIEDSIRLIEESKTHIQEIFSQIEQLKIEEKLLLYLKLPLSLTNSGATVDPLRQPLNPLGNRYEIHQTIMWIKTHLEEDPDVSLPKQEVYEEYNMYCTRNSMKPLSTADFGKVMKQVYPRVRPRRLGTRGNSRYCYAGMRKRVKLDPPTLPDISGTQIGDEVDENITEEMLGAASTLIREWAENLLGLKFPTLSALARHLVDNLCVDTRSLSAVCILCGSGNSNSSTNKESSTDLHITPISGKSGKLREAQLQLQRKLQQREHIRDQKHRHLDTIIQNQNKEKTVDNKMGVSKGNKKLKFIQSSQGTNPSSGQNALTKISLSAVVTNRQKKIVKANSQPSNISLESNCDNIVVQSIEDIQNSSPSITTNCTNTQRDIKSKNSRKRANPVVLNQSSETSPEKQTKLTEQLIQENVEHSNMLLPKLTSIQRPGKISVILGSNLKSTKCKGNEAVDNQPTKNCDIESSTCSKSCIKVNNYPSNFDRSSNTTEDSTVLTKDQIRLLQENVDKTEKLGSIESDALDDYLNGGNNSQEQEEELLQYFQQSNSSSSDVEANGIAIDEQVSRSDKVSQLRLILQQNLKAGTVHASSDVLPAAIIRQNVDKREITQKHNLILPTLLNHSNQNNTRRRVSFETNVVEHVQDSNVITNRVPQSPNTRRRIFNFTPISPGPHSPINGRASKSNSANASPFVSPRNTPVPRSRSNLQTSSFRVRAHKSLSRSISCSMPYTNKNDTFVVPTSGPDIIRQTSSTPQLPLISTKSSEVQVDSGTMQISVIPKKEGQGSQCAAFLSSDLAPQKQLLINYPSQENLQEIKNVYRKSQPDQEISELFHNNKQFSNELYRSQSVPLHRMVNPALMSPISTQHCLPSFQSHSFNPSTSSSVAPTPVPSEFNDFGSIGQSEGTSAYLLDDVDPNFISDDQHFLMSDKEITSENITNILNILNVEGTQSLEILPEQPTEESLIENNSIVLGALPNSNLSLSEEDMLDSSNVLNVPEGGTLQKIIQSRSYPNTPLPVSVCAYAPSYTEDSNGSRSYPSTPLHTVQSQETYQETNEPILSSPTLNSLNLHNESVNESTSISLCRNVVDLLEANFLGETDTETNDLDPLSNFDGLQDVDSLTPLFNEVTEPNR; encoded by the exons ATGATCGAACGAAGCCCTGCGTTAGCAAGTCACCCGCGAGAATCGAGCTTAATGTCGACGAAAGCGCGTTCGACG TTACAGTCAAATCAGCGGCTGGCTACCGGCAAATTTTCAAACGGCTTCCACGACGACGACCTACTTCAAGATATTATCGCGGCCAAGTTCACGGCCTTAACAAATCATGGAACAACCAAGTGCGACAAAATTCGGCTCCTAATTGAGGATAGCATCAGGTTAAT TGAAGAATCAAAAACACATATTCAAGAAATTTTTTCACAAATTGAACAactgaaaatagaagaaaaattgttGTTGTACCTGAAACTTCCATTATCATTGACCAATAGCGGGGCAACTGTTGATCCTTTAAGACAACCATTGAATCCGCTAGGAAACCGTTATGAAATTCATCAAACTATCATGTGGATTAAAACGCATTTGGAAGAAGATCCAGATGTTTCATTACCAAAACAAGAAGTTTACGAAGAATATAA TATGTATTGTACACGAAATTCTATGAAACCTTTATCAACTGCTGATTTTGGAAAAGTTATGAAACAAGTATATCCCAGAGTTCGACCACGCAGATTGGGCACCCGAGGCAATTCACGTTATTGTTATGCTGGAATGCGTAAAAGAGTGAAGTTGGATCCTCCAACATTGCCTGATATATCTGGCACTCAAATT GGTGATGAAGTAGATGAAAATATTACTGAAGAAATGTTAGGAGCTGCTTCTACGCTGATCAGAGAATGGGCAGAAAACCTGTTGGGTTTAAAATTTCCAACTTTGAGTGCCTTAGCACGTCATCTCGTTGATAATCTTTGTGTTGATACTCGATCTCTTTCTGCTGTATGTATATTATGTGGTTCAGGAAATTCTAATTCATCGACAAATAAAG AATCGAGTACAGATTTGCATATAACACCCATAAGTGGGAAATCTGGAAAACTCAGAGAAGCACAATTACAATTGCAACGAAAATTACAGCAGCGAGAACATATAAGGGATCAAAAGCATCGTCATCTTGATACTATTATAcag AATCAGAACAAAGAGAAGACTGTTGATAATAAAATGGGGGTATCTAAAGGAAATAAGAAACTAAAATTCATTCAGTCATCTCAAGGTACAAATCCATCAAGTGGGCAAAATGCATTAACTAAAATAAGTTTATCTGCTGTAGTAACAAATAGgcagaaaaaaattgttaaagctAATAGTCAGCCATCTAACATCTCCTTGGAATCCAACTGTGATAATATAGTGGTACAATCGATCGAAGACATACAGAATAGCAGTCCTAGTATAACGACCAACTGTACGAATACACAGCGTGATATCAAATCCAAAAATTCCAGAAAGCGTGCCAATCCAGTTGTATTGAATCAATCATCAGAAACAAGCCctgaaaaacaaacaaaactTACAGAGCAGTTGATACAAGAGAATGTAGAGCATTCCAATATGTTGTTGCCTAAACTTACATCGATACAACGTCCTGGAAAAATATCGGTGATACTAGGTAGTAATTTGAAATCTACCAAGTGCAAAGGAAACGAGGCTGTCGACAATCAGCCTACTAAAAACTGTGATATCGAATCGTCAACATGTTCCAAAAGTTGCATTAAAGTAAACAATTATCCTAGCAATTTTGATCGTAGTTCAAACACAACCGAAGATTCTACAGTTTTAACGAAAGATCAGATTCGATTATTGCAAGAAAACGTTGATAAAACCGAGAAACTTGGCTCGATCGAATCGGATGCTTTGGACGATTATTTAAACGGAGGTAACAATTCCCAGGAGCAGGAAGAAGAATTATTACAGTATTTTCAACAAAGTAATTCATCGAGTTCTGATGTAGAAGCTAATGGTATCGCTATCGATGAACAAGTATCAAGATCTGATAAAGTTTCACAATTAAGATTAATTTTACAACAAAATTTAAAAGCAGGAACTGTACACGCATCCAGTGATGTATTACCTGCTGCTATTATTAGGCAAAACGTAGACAAACGTGAGATAACTCAAAAgcataatttaatattaccaaCATTGCTGAATCATTCGAATCAAAATAATACGAGGCGTAGGGTCAGTTTTGAAACGAACGTTGTAGAACATGTGCAAGATTCAAATGTCATTACTAATAGAGTTCCGCAAAGTCCAAACACTCGTCGtcgaatatttaatttcacACCAATATCGCCTGGTCCGCATTCACCCATTAATGGCCGCGCTTCTAAATCAAATTCAGCAAACGCCAGTCCGTTTGTTTCACCTCGGAATACACCAGTACCACGTTCCAGAAGTAATTTGCAAACGAGTAGTTTCAGAGTGCGTGCTCATAAATCGTTGTCGCGTTCGATATCCTGTAGTATGCCTTATACTAATAAAAACGATACCTTCGTTGTTCCCACCAGTGGTCCGGATATAATTAGGCAAACATCGTCTACGCCACAATTACCGTTGATTTCTACGAAATCGTCGGAAGTACAGGTTGATAGTGGTACCATGCAAATTTCTGTTATACCAAAAAAAGAAGGACAAGGATCACAGTGCGCTGCATTTTTATCTTCTGATCTAGCACCACAGAAACAATTACTTATTAACTATCCGAGTCAAGAAAATTTGcaggaaataaaaaatgtttaccgGAAAAGCCAACCTGATCAAGAAATTAGCGaattatttcataacaataaaCAGTTTTCCAATGAACTTTATAGATCACAATCAGTTCCATTACACAGGATGGTTAATCCTGCATTAATGTCACCTATCTCGACACAACACTGTTTACCTTCGTTTCAAAGTCACAGTTTTAATCCGTCTACAAGCAGTTCTGTAGCACCTACACCAGTACCTAGCGAGTTTAACGATTTCGGATCGATAGGTCAATCAGAAGGAACTTCAGCGTACTTACTCGACGATGTCGATCCAAATTTCATATCGGACGATCAACATTTCTTAATGAGTGATAAGGAAATTACATCTGAAAATATAacgaatatattaaatattttgaacGTAGAAGGGACACAAAGTTTAGAGATTTTACCAGAGCAACCTACAGAGGAAAGCCTGatagaaaataattcaataGTGTTGGGTGCTCTACCAAATTCAAATCTAAGCCTGTCAGAAGAGGATATGCTGGATTCGTCGAATGTACTGAATGTTCCAGAAGGTGGAACCTTACAGAAAATAATACAGTCGCGTTCTTATCCTAATACACCGCTACCTGTGTCAGTGTGTGCATACGCACCATCTTATACTGAAGATAGTAATGGATCAAGATCATATCCTTCTACACCGTTGCATACAGTTCAGTCGCAAGAAACTTATCAGGAGACTAACGAACCGATACTTTCAAGTCCCACTTTGAACTCTTTAAACTTACacaatgaatctgtaaatgaatCTACTTCTATCAGTTTGTGTAGGAACGTTGTGGATTTACTCGAAGCTAATTTTCTAGGAGAAACTGATACGGAAACGAACGATTTAGACCCACTTAGTAATTTTGATGGATTGCAAGATGTTGATTCATTGACACCTTTATTCAATGAAGTAACAGAGCCTAATCGTTGA
- the LOC117609666 gene encoding uncharacterized protein LOC117609666 isoform X4: MLTNSPAVFDKMLQSNQRLATGKFSNGFHDDDLLQDIIAAKFTALTNHGTTKCDKIRLLIEDSIRLIEESKTHIQEIFSQIEQLKIEEKLLLYLKLPLSLTNSGATVDPLRQPLNPLGNRYEIHQTIMWIKTHLEEDPDVSLPKQEVYEEYNMYCTRNSMKPLSTADFGKVMKQVYPRVRPRRLGTRGNSRYCYAGMRKRVKLDPPTLPDISGTQIGDEVDENITEEMLGAASTLIREWAENLLGLKFPTLSALARHLVDNLCVDTRSLSAVCILCGSGNSNSSTNKESSTDLHITPISGKSGKLREAQLQLQRKLQQREHIRDQKHRHLDTIIQNQNKEKTVDNKMGVSKGNKKLKFIQSSQGTNPSSGQNALTKISLSAVVTNRQKKIVKANSQPSNISLESNCDNIVVQSIEDIQNSSPSITTNCTNTQRDIKSKNSRKRANPVVLNQSSETSPEKQTKLTEQLIQENVEHSNMLLPKLTSIQRPGKISVILGSNLKSTKCKGNEAVDNQPTKNCDIESSTCSKSCIKVNNYPSNFDRSSNTTEDSTVLTKDQIRLLQENVDKTEKLGSIESDALDDYLNGGNNSQEQEEELLQYFQQSNSSSSDVEANGIAIDEQVSRSDKVSQLRLILQQNLKAGTVHASSDVLPAAIIRQNVDKREITQKHNLILPTLLNHSNQNNTRRRVSFETNVVEHVQDSNVITNRVPQSPNTRRRIFNFTPISPGPHSPINGRASKSNSANASPFVSPRNTPVPRSRSNLQTSSFRVRAHKSLSRSISCSMPYTNKNDTFVVPTSGPDIIRQTSSTPQLPLISTKSSEVQVDSGTMQISVIPKKEGQGSQCAAFLSSDLAPQKQLLINYPSQENLQEIKNVYRKSQPDQEISELFHNNKQFSNELYRSQSVPLHRMVNPALMSPISTQHCLPSFQSHSFNPSTSSSVAPTPVPSEFNDFGSIGQSEGTSAYLLDDVDPNFISDDQHFLMSDKEITSENITNILNILNVEGTQSLEILPEQPTEESLIENNSIVLGALPNSNLSLSEEDMLDSSNVLNVPEGGTLQKIIQSRSYPNTPLPVSVCAYAPSYTEDSNGSRSYPSTPLHTVQSQETYQETNEPILSSPTLNSLNLHNESVNESTSISLCRNVVDLLEANFLGETDTETNDLDPLSNFDGLQDVDSLTPLFNEVTEPNR; encoded by the exons ATGCTAACAAATAGTCCAGCTGTCTTTGACAAAATG TTACAGTCAAATCAGCGGCTGGCTACCGGCAAATTTTCAAACGGCTTCCACGACGACGACCTACTTCAAGATATTATCGCGGCCAAGTTCACGGCCTTAACAAATCATGGAACAACCAAGTGCGACAAAATTCGGCTCCTAATTGAGGATAGCATCAGGTTAAT TGAAGAATCAAAAACACATATTCAAGAAATTTTTTCACAAATTGAACAactgaaaatagaagaaaaattgttGTTGTACCTGAAACTTCCATTATCATTGACCAATAGCGGGGCAACTGTTGATCCTTTAAGACAACCATTGAATCCGCTAGGAAACCGTTATGAAATTCATCAAACTATCATGTGGATTAAAACGCATTTGGAAGAAGATCCAGATGTTTCATTACCAAAACAAGAAGTTTACGAAGAATATAA TATGTATTGTACACGAAATTCTATGAAACCTTTATCAACTGCTGATTTTGGAAAAGTTATGAAACAAGTATATCCCAGAGTTCGACCACGCAGATTGGGCACCCGAGGCAATTCACGTTATTGTTATGCTGGAATGCGTAAAAGAGTGAAGTTGGATCCTCCAACATTGCCTGATATATCTGGCACTCAAATT GGTGATGAAGTAGATGAAAATATTACTGAAGAAATGTTAGGAGCTGCTTCTACGCTGATCAGAGAATGGGCAGAAAACCTGTTGGGTTTAAAATTTCCAACTTTGAGTGCCTTAGCACGTCATCTCGTTGATAATCTTTGTGTTGATACTCGATCTCTTTCTGCTGTATGTATATTATGTGGTTCAGGAAATTCTAATTCATCGACAAATAAAG AATCGAGTACAGATTTGCATATAACACCCATAAGTGGGAAATCTGGAAAACTCAGAGAAGCACAATTACAATTGCAACGAAAATTACAGCAGCGAGAACATATAAGGGATCAAAAGCATCGTCATCTTGATACTATTATAcag AATCAGAACAAAGAGAAGACTGTTGATAATAAAATGGGGGTATCTAAAGGAAATAAGAAACTAAAATTCATTCAGTCATCTCAAGGTACAAATCCATCAAGTGGGCAAAATGCATTAACTAAAATAAGTTTATCTGCTGTAGTAACAAATAGgcagaaaaaaattgttaaagctAATAGTCAGCCATCTAACATCTCCTTGGAATCCAACTGTGATAATATAGTGGTACAATCGATCGAAGACATACAGAATAGCAGTCCTAGTATAACGACCAACTGTACGAATACACAGCGTGATATCAAATCCAAAAATTCCAGAAAGCGTGCCAATCCAGTTGTATTGAATCAATCATCAGAAACAAGCCctgaaaaacaaacaaaactTACAGAGCAGTTGATACAAGAGAATGTAGAGCATTCCAATATGTTGTTGCCTAAACTTACATCGATACAACGTCCTGGAAAAATATCGGTGATACTAGGTAGTAATTTGAAATCTACCAAGTGCAAAGGAAACGAGGCTGTCGACAATCAGCCTACTAAAAACTGTGATATCGAATCGTCAACATGTTCCAAAAGTTGCATTAAAGTAAACAATTATCCTAGCAATTTTGATCGTAGTTCAAACACAACCGAAGATTCTACAGTTTTAACGAAAGATCAGATTCGATTATTGCAAGAAAACGTTGATAAAACCGAGAAACTTGGCTCGATCGAATCGGATGCTTTGGACGATTATTTAAACGGAGGTAACAATTCCCAGGAGCAGGAAGAAGAATTATTACAGTATTTTCAACAAAGTAATTCATCGAGTTCTGATGTAGAAGCTAATGGTATCGCTATCGATGAACAAGTATCAAGATCTGATAAAGTTTCACAATTAAGATTAATTTTACAACAAAATTTAAAAGCAGGAACTGTACACGCATCCAGTGATGTATTACCTGCTGCTATTATTAGGCAAAACGTAGACAAACGTGAGATAACTCAAAAgcataatttaatattaccaaCATTGCTGAATCATTCGAATCAAAATAATACGAGGCGTAGGGTCAGTTTTGAAACGAACGTTGTAGAACATGTGCAAGATTCAAATGTCATTACTAATAGAGTTCCGCAAAGTCCAAACACTCGTCGtcgaatatttaatttcacACCAATATCGCCTGGTCCGCATTCACCCATTAATGGCCGCGCTTCTAAATCAAATTCAGCAAACGCCAGTCCGTTTGTTTCACCTCGGAATACACCAGTACCACGTTCCAGAAGTAATTTGCAAACGAGTAGTTTCAGAGTGCGTGCTCATAAATCGTTGTCGCGTTCGATATCCTGTAGTATGCCTTATACTAATAAAAACGATACCTTCGTTGTTCCCACCAGTGGTCCGGATATAATTAGGCAAACATCGTCTACGCCACAATTACCGTTGATTTCTACGAAATCGTCGGAAGTACAGGTTGATAGTGGTACCATGCAAATTTCTGTTATACCAAAAAAAGAAGGACAAGGATCACAGTGCGCTGCATTTTTATCTTCTGATCTAGCACCACAGAAACAATTACTTATTAACTATCCGAGTCAAGAAAATTTGcaggaaataaaaaatgtttaccgGAAAAGCCAACCTGATCAAGAAATTAGCGaattatttcataacaataaaCAGTTTTCCAATGAACTTTATAGATCACAATCAGTTCCATTACACAGGATGGTTAATCCTGCATTAATGTCACCTATCTCGACACAACACTGTTTACCTTCGTTTCAAAGTCACAGTTTTAATCCGTCTACAAGCAGTTCTGTAGCACCTACACCAGTACCTAGCGAGTTTAACGATTTCGGATCGATAGGTCAATCAGAAGGAACTTCAGCGTACTTACTCGACGATGTCGATCCAAATTTCATATCGGACGATCAACATTTCTTAATGAGTGATAAGGAAATTACATCTGAAAATATAacgaatatattaaatattttgaacGTAGAAGGGACACAAAGTTTAGAGATTTTACCAGAGCAACCTACAGAGGAAAGCCTGatagaaaataattcaataGTGTTGGGTGCTCTACCAAATTCAAATCTAAGCCTGTCAGAAGAGGATATGCTGGATTCGTCGAATGTACTGAATGTTCCAGAAGGTGGAACCTTACAGAAAATAATACAGTCGCGTTCTTATCCTAATACACCGCTACCTGTGTCAGTGTGTGCATACGCACCATCTTATACTGAAGATAGTAATGGATCAAGATCATATCCTTCTACACCGTTGCATACAGTTCAGTCGCAAGAAACTTATCAGGAGACTAACGAACCGATACTTTCAAGTCCCACTTTGAACTCTTTAAACTTACacaatgaatctgtaaatgaatCTACTTCTATCAGTTTGTGTAGGAACGTTGTGGATTTACTCGAAGCTAATTTTCTAGGAGAAACTGATACGGAAACGAACGATTTAGACCCACTTAGTAATTTTGATGGATTGCAAGATGTTGATTCATTGACACCTTTATTCAATGAAGTAACAGAGCCTAATCGTTGA
- the LOC117609666 gene encoding uncharacterized protein LOC117609666 isoform X1, translating to MNTDNHDRTKPCVSKSPARIELNVDESAFDGKRIKKERTDVSPENGEGSNNAGINDNNKQLQSNQRLATGKFSNGFHDDDLLQDIIAAKFTALTNHGTTKCDKIRLLIEDSIRLIEESKTHIQEIFSQIEQLKIEEKLLLYLKLPLSLTNSGATVDPLRQPLNPLGNRYEIHQTIMWIKTHLEEDPDVSLPKQEVYEEYNMYCTRNSMKPLSTADFGKVMKQVYPRVRPRRLGTRGNSRYCYAGMRKRVKLDPPTLPDISGTQIGDEVDENITEEMLGAASTLIREWAENLLGLKFPTLSALARHLVDNLCVDTRSLSAVCILCGSGNSNSSTNKESSTDLHITPISGKSGKLREAQLQLQRKLQQREHIRDQKHRHLDTIIQNQNKEKTVDNKMGVSKGNKKLKFIQSSQGTNPSSGQNALTKISLSAVVTNRQKKIVKANSQPSNISLESNCDNIVVQSIEDIQNSSPSITTNCTNTQRDIKSKNSRKRANPVVLNQSSETSPEKQTKLTEQLIQENVEHSNMLLPKLTSIQRPGKISVILGSNLKSTKCKGNEAVDNQPTKNCDIESSTCSKSCIKVNNYPSNFDRSSNTTEDSTVLTKDQIRLLQENVDKTEKLGSIESDALDDYLNGGNNSQEQEEELLQYFQQSNSSSSDVEANGIAIDEQVSRSDKVSQLRLILQQNLKAGTVHASSDVLPAAIIRQNVDKREITQKHNLILPTLLNHSNQNNTRRRVSFETNVVEHVQDSNVITNRVPQSPNTRRRIFNFTPISPGPHSPINGRASKSNSANASPFVSPRNTPVPRSRSNLQTSSFRVRAHKSLSRSISCSMPYTNKNDTFVVPTSGPDIIRQTSSTPQLPLISTKSSEVQVDSGTMQISVIPKKEGQGSQCAAFLSSDLAPQKQLLINYPSQENLQEIKNVYRKSQPDQEISELFHNNKQFSNELYRSQSVPLHRMVNPALMSPISTQHCLPSFQSHSFNPSTSSSVAPTPVPSEFNDFGSIGQSEGTSAYLLDDVDPNFISDDQHFLMSDKEITSENITNILNILNVEGTQSLEILPEQPTEESLIENNSIVLGALPNSNLSLSEEDMLDSSNVLNVPEGGTLQKIIQSRSYPNTPLPVSVCAYAPSYTEDSNGSRSYPSTPLHTVQSQETYQETNEPILSSPTLNSLNLHNESVNESTSISLCRNVVDLLEANFLGETDTETNDLDPLSNFDGLQDVDSLTPLFNEVTEPNR from the exons ATGAATACTGATAACCATGATCGAACGAAGCCCTGCGTTAGCAAGTCACCCGCGAGAATCGAGCTTAATGTCGACGAAAGCGCGTTCGACGGTAAACGAATCAAGAAGGAACGAACTGACGTTTCTCCTGAGAATGGTGAAGGTAGTAATAATGCCGGTATTAATGACAATAACAAACAGTTACAGTCAAATCAGCGGCTGGCTACCGGCAAATTTTCAAACGGCTTCCACGACGACGACCTACTTCAAGATATTATCGCGGCCAAGTTCACGGCCTTAACAAATCATGGAACAACCAAGTGCGACAAAATTCGGCTCCTAATTGAGGATAGCATCAGGTTAAT TGAAGAATCAAAAACACATATTCAAGAAATTTTTTCACAAATTGAACAactgaaaatagaagaaaaattgttGTTGTACCTGAAACTTCCATTATCATTGACCAATAGCGGGGCAACTGTTGATCCTTTAAGACAACCATTGAATCCGCTAGGAAACCGTTATGAAATTCATCAAACTATCATGTGGATTAAAACGCATTTGGAAGAAGATCCAGATGTTTCATTACCAAAACAAGAAGTTTACGAAGAATATAA TATGTATTGTACACGAAATTCTATGAAACCTTTATCAACTGCTGATTTTGGAAAAGTTATGAAACAAGTATATCCCAGAGTTCGACCACGCAGATTGGGCACCCGAGGCAATTCACGTTATTGTTATGCTGGAATGCGTAAAAGAGTGAAGTTGGATCCTCCAACATTGCCTGATATATCTGGCACTCAAATT GGTGATGAAGTAGATGAAAATATTACTGAAGAAATGTTAGGAGCTGCTTCTACGCTGATCAGAGAATGGGCAGAAAACCTGTTGGGTTTAAAATTTCCAACTTTGAGTGCCTTAGCACGTCATCTCGTTGATAATCTTTGTGTTGATACTCGATCTCTTTCTGCTGTATGTATATTATGTGGTTCAGGAAATTCTAATTCATCGACAAATAAAG AATCGAGTACAGATTTGCATATAACACCCATAAGTGGGAAATCTGGAAAACTCAGAGAAGCACAATTACAATTGCAACGAAAATTACAGCAGCGAGAACATATAAGGGATCAAAAGCATCGTCATCTTGATACTATTATAcag AATCAGAACAAAGAGAAGACTGTTGATAATAAAATGGGGGTATCTAAAGGAAATAAGAAACTAAAATTCATTCAGTCATCTCAAGGTACAAATCCATCAAGTGGGCAAAATGCATTAACTAAAATAAGTTTATCTGCTGTAGTAACAAATAGgcagaaaaaaattgttaaagctAATAGTCAGCCATCTAACATCTCCTTGGAATCCAACTGTGATAATATAGTGGTACAATCGATCGAAGACATACAGAATAGCAGTCCTAGTATAACGACCAACTGTACGAATACACAGCGTGATATCAAATCCAAAAATTCCAGAAAGCGTGCCAATCCAGTTGTATTGAATCAATCATCAGAAACAAGCCctgaaaaacaaacaaaactTACAGAGCAGTTGATACAAGAGAATGTAGAGCATTCCAATATGTTGTTGCCTAAACTTACATCGATACAACGTCCTGGAAAAATATCGGTGATACTAGGTAGTAATTTGAAATCTACCAAGTGCAAAGGAAACGAGGCTGTCGACAATCAGCCTACTAAAAACTGTGATATCGAATCGTCAACATGTTCCAAAAGTTGCATTAAAGTAAACAATTATCCTAGCAATTTTGATCGTAGTTCAAACACAACCGAAGATTCTACAGTTTTAACGAAAGATCAGATTCGATTATTGCAAGAAAACGTTGATAAAACCGAGAAACTTGGCTCGATCGAATCGGATGCTTTGGACGATTATTTAAACGGAGGTAACAATTCCCAGGAGCAGGAAGAAGAATTATTACAGTATTTTCAACAAAGTAATTCATCGAGTTCTGATGTAGAAGCTAATGGTATCGCTATCGATGAACAAGTATCAAGATCTGATAAAGTTTCACAATTAAGATTAATTTTACAACAAAATTTAAAAGCAGGAACTGTACACGCATCCAGTGATGTATTACCTGCTGCTATTATTAGGCAAAACGTAGACAAACGTGAGATAACTCAAAAgcataatttaatattaccaaCATTGCTGAATCATTCGAATCAAAATAATACGAGGCGTAGGGTCAGTTTTGAAACGAACGTTGTAGAACATGTGCAAGATTCAAATGTCATTACTAATAGAGTTCCGCAAAGTCCAAACACTCGTCGtcgaatatttaatttcacACCAATATCGCCTGGTCCGCATTCACCCATTAATGGCCGCGCTTCTAAATCAAATTCAGCAAACGCCAGTCCGTTTGTTTCACCTCGGAATACACCAGTACCACGTTCCAGAAGTAATTTGCAAACGAGTAGTTTCAGAGTGCGTGCTCATAAATCGTTGTCGCGTTCGATATCCTGTAGTATGCCTTATACTAATAAAAACGATACCTTCGTTGTTCCCACCAGTGGTCCGGATATAATTAGGCAAACATCGTCTACGCCACAATTACCGTTGATTTCTACGAAATCGTCGGAAGTACAGGTTGATAGTGGTACCATGCAAATTTCTGTTATACCAAAAAAAGAAGGACAAGGATCACAGTGCGCTGCATTTTTATCTTCTGATCTAGCACCACAGAAACAATTACTTATTAACTATCCGAGTCAAGAAAATTTGcaggaaataaaaaatgtttaccgGAAAAGCCAACCTGATCAAGAAATTAGCGaattatttcataacaataaaCAGTTTTCCAATGAACTTTATAGATCACAATCAGTTCCATTACACAGGATGGTTAATCCTGCATTAATGTCACCTATCTCGACACAACACTGTTTACCTTCGTTTCAAAGTCACAGTTTTAATCCGTCTACAAGCAGTTCTGTAGCACCTACACCAGTACCTAGCGAGTTTAACGATTTCGGATCGATAGGTCAATCAGAAGGAACTTCAGCGTACTTACTCGACGATGTCGATCCAAATTTCATATCGGACGATCAACATTTCTTAATGAGTGATAAGGAAATTACATCTGAAAATATAacgaatatattaaatattttgaacGTAGAAGGGACACAAAGTTTAGAGATTTTACCAGAGCAACCTACAGAGGAAAGCCTGatagaaaataattcaataGTGTTGGGTGCTCTACCAAATTCAAATCTAAGCCTGTCAGAAGAGGATATGCTGGATTCGTCGAATGTACTGAATGTTCCAGAAGGTGGAACCTTACAGAAAATAATACAGTCGCGTTCTTATCCTAATACACCGCTACCTGTGTCAGTGTGTGCATACGCACCATCTTATACTGAAGATAGTAATGGATCAAGATCATATCCTTCTACACCGTTGCATACAGTTCAGTCGCAAGAAACTTATCAGGAGACTAACGAACCGATACTTTCAAGTCCCACTTTGAACTCTTTAAACTTACacaatgaatctgtaaatgaatCTACTTCTATCAGTTTGTGTAGGAACGTTGTGGATTTACTCGAAGCTAATTTTCTAGGAGAAACTGATACGGAAACGAACGATTTAGACCCACTTAGTAATTTTGATGGATTGCAAGATGTTGATTCATTGACACCTTTATTCAATGAAGTAACAGAGCCTAATCGTTGA